Proteins from a genomic interval of Staphylococcus debuckii:
- a CDS encoding IreB family regulatory phosphoprotein, with product MNNYDKTMRFNLEDVPKENVKSVLTNVYNTLNERGYDPVNQIVGYLLSGDPAYIPRHNEARNQIRRIDRDEIMEELVSNYLNASKDK from the coding sequence ATGAACAATTACGATAAAACAATGCGCTTTAATCTTGAAGATGTTCCTAAAGAAAATGTTAAATCAGTGTTGACTAATGTGTATAATACCTTGAATGAACGTGGTTACGATCCAGTCAACCAAATTGTCGGTTATCTCTTATCAGGTGACCCTGCCTATATTCCGCGTCATAATGAAGCAAGAAACCAAATCAGAAGAATCGACCGTGATGAAATTATGGAAGAACTTGTTTCAAATTACTTGAATGCGTCTAAAGATAAATAG
- a CDS encoding YqeG family HAD IIIA-type phosphatase, giving the protein MGILSRLCMPNAYVQSIHQIDFDALAQSGIRGVITDLDNTLVGWDEADPTPAVIHWFNKLNDLNIKVTVVSNNHQKRVANFCTPLNVDYIFEARKPMGKSFKRACEHMNLKPEETVVIGDQMMTDVIGGNRRGMYTVMVVPVKKTDGFMTRFNRLIERRLLHRYKRKGYIKWEEN; this is encoded by the coding sequence ATGGGAATTTTAAGCAGACTTTGTATGCCGAATGCGTACGTTCAAAGTATTCATCAAATTGATTTTGATGCATTAGCTCAATCTGGCATTCGAGGTGTCATTACAGATTTGGATAACACATTAGTAGGTTGGGATGAAGCAGATCCTACGCCTGCTGTTATTCATTGGTTCAATAAATTGAATGATTTAAATATCAAGGTCACAGTCGTCTCAAATAATCATCAAAAACGTGTTGCTAATTTTTGTACACCGTTAAACGTTGATTATATATTTGAGGCTAGAAAACCAATGGGCAAATCGTTTAAACGGGCATGTGAACATATGAATTTAAAGCCTGAAGAAACAGTGGTCATCGGTGATCAAATGATGACAGATGTGATAGGTGGAAACCGACGCGGTATGTATACTGTAATGGTTGTACCCGTTAAAAAAACAGATGGTTTTATGACACGATTTAATCGCTTGATAGAACGCAGACTGTTACACAGATATAAAAGAAAAGGCTATATTAAATGGGAGGAAAATTGA
- a CDS encoding peptidase U32 family protein: protein MKKPELLAPAGNLEKLKIAVHYGADAVFLGGQEYGLRSNADNFTMEEIKEGVEFADKYGAKIYVTTNIIAHDENMDGLENYLKNLEATGATGIIVADPLIIETCKTVAPKLEIHLSTQQSLSNYKAIEYWKEEGLDRVVLARETGAMEMKEMKEKVDIEIEAFIHGAMCIAYSGRCTLSNHMTARDSNRGGCCQSCRWDYDLLEVDEDGELDLLYKDGDVTPFAMSPKDLKLIESIPDMMDLGIDSLKIEGRMKSIHYIATVVSVYRKVIDAYAADPENFKIKPEWLIELDKCANRDTASSFFEGTPGYQQQMFGNESNKKSPYDFCGLVLDYDETTHIATIQQRNHFKPGQEVEFFGPEIDGFKQIVETIYDEEGNELDAARHPLQIVQFKVDHPIYPNNMMRKEV, encoded by the coding sequence ATGAAGAAACCTGAATTGCTGGCACCTGCCGGCAACTTAGAAAAATTAAAAATTGCAGTACATTATGGAGCGGATGCGGTGTTCTTAGGCGGACAAGAATACGGATTACGTTCTAATGCTGATAACTTTACAATGGAAGAAATCAAAGAAGGCGTTGAATTCGCCGATAAATATGGGGCGAAAATTTACGTTACTACTAATATTATTGCACATGATGAAAATATGGACGGTTTGGAAAATTACTTGAAGAACCTTGAAGCTACAGGTGCTACAGGTATTATCGTTGCAGATCCGTTAATTATTGAAACATGTAAAACAGTAGCACCAAAGTTAGAAATACATCTCTCAACACAACAATCACTCAGCAATTATAAAGCAATAGAGTATTGGAAAGAAGAGGGATTAGATCGTGTAGTGCTTGCTCGTGAAACGGGTGCAATGGAAATGAAGGAAATGAAGGAAAAGGTAGATATTGAAATTGAAGCCTTTATACATGGCGCAATGTGTATTGCTTATTCTGGTCGTTGTACTCTAAGTAATCATATGACGGCACGTGATTCCAACAGAGGCGGATGTTGCCAAAGTTGCCGTTGGGATTACGATTTGTTGGAAGTAGATGAAGACGGCGAATTGGATTTATTATATAAAGATGGAGATGTTACTCCTTTTGCAATGAGTCCTAAAGATTTAAAATTAATTGAATCGATTCCCGATATGATGGATTTAGGGATTGATTCTTTAAAAATCGAAGGACGTATGAAATCTATTCACTACATTGCAACAGTTGTTTCCGTATATCGTAAAGTTATCGATGCTTACGCTGCAGACCCTGAAAATTTCAAAATAAAACCTGAGTGGTTGATTGAGCTCGATAAGTGTGCCAATAGAGATACAGCTTCTTCATTCTTTGAAGGTACACCAGGATACCAACAACAGATGTTCGGCAATGAATCTAATAAGAAATCGCCTTATGATTTTTGCGGCTTAGTATTAGACTATGACGAAACCACACACATTGCGACTATCCAACAACGTAATCATTTTAAACCAGGACAAGAAGTAGAATTCTTTGGACCTGAGATAGATGGATTCAAACAAATCGTTGAAACAATTTATGATGAAGAAGGTAACGAATTAGACGCTGCTCGTCATCCGCTTCAAATTGTTCAATTCAAAGTAGACCATCCTATTTATCCTAACAACATGATGCGAAAGGAAGTATAA
- a CDS encoding peptidase U32 family protein, translating to MTELLVTPKSVEHIEVLIEKGADAFVIGEQKFGLRLAGEFDREAMREAVQLIHEHGKKAYAAVNGIFHNYHLNALEDYIQFLHEIKVDRIIFGDPAVVMYVKAQEQPIPLNWDAETIVTNYFQCNYWGKRGAKRAVLARELSLEEILNIKAHAEVEIEVQVHGMTCMFQSKRMLLGNYYTFQDRQMKIQRQDSGKDLLLYDEERENQYPVFEDYNGTHIMSPNDICLIEELDPLLEAGIDSLKIDGVLHSEEYINVCTEQYREAIDLYQEDPEAYEDEKFMLVDPIEAIQPEHRPFDEGFLFKHTVY from the coding sequence ATGACAGAACTACTTGTGACACCTAAATCAGTTGAACATATTGAAGTGTTGATTGAAAAAGGTGCAGATGCTTTTGTAATCGGAGAACAAAAATTCGGTTTGCGTTTAGCGGGAGAATTTGATCGAGAAGCTATGCGTGAAGCGGTACAACTGATTCACGAGCATGGGAAAAAAGCCTATGCAGCTGTAAATGGTATTTTTCATAATTATCATTTGAATGCTTTAGAAGATTATATTCAATTTCTGCATGAAATCAAAGTTGATCGTATTATTTTCGGTGATCCTGCAGTTGTCATGTATGTTAAAGCACAAGAACAGCCTATTCCTTTGAATTGGGATGCAGAGACGATTGTTACGAATTATTTCCAATGTAATTATTGGGGCAAACGCGGGGCTAAACGTGCGGTACTTGCGCGTGAGCTGAGTTTGGAAGAAATTTTGAATATTAAAGCACATGCTGAGGTAGAAATAGAAGTACAAGTCCACGGGATGACTTGTATGTTCCAATCAAAACGTATGCTGCTCGGTAATTACTATACTTTCCAAGATCGTCAAATGAAAATTCAACGTCAAGATTCAGGCAAAGATTTATTGTTATATGATGAAGAACGTGAAAATCAATATCCAGTATTTGAAGATTATAATGGGACACATATTATGTCGCCAAACGATATATGTTTGATTGAAGAATTAGATCCGTTGTTGGAAGCGGGGATCGATAGCCTGAAGATAGATGGTGTATTGCACAGTGAAGAATACATTAATGTATGTACTGAACAATACAGAGAAGCTATCGACTTATACCAAGAAGACCCTGAAGCCTATGAAGATGAAAAATTCATGCTCGTGGACCCGATTGAGGCTATCCAACCTGAACATCGACCGTTTGATGAAGGATTCTTATTCAAACACACAGTTTATTAA
- the aroE gene encoding shikimate dehydrogenase gives MKYAVIGHPIQHSLSPVMHNANFEALDFEATYEALDIPPKHFHLIKEIMTEKEIDGFNITIPHKERIISYLDEIDTHAQTIDAINTVKIENGKWIGYNTDGLGYVKGLERVYPNLKDAQILLLGAGGASKGLAAALNQVVEQQLTVANRTMSRFDSWDLSVNTISLKEAEKQLNAFDIVINTTPAGMSDNQDVVISLDQLAPDTLVSDIVYIPAKTPILKLAEAKGNPVYNGLDMFVNQGAESFNIWTGQTADINVMKETVLEHLKRRD, from the coding sequence ATGAAATACGCAGTTATCGGGCATCCAATTCAACATTCATTATCTCCTGTAATGCATAATGCTAACTTTGAGGCATTAGATTTTGAAGCAACATATGAAGCATTGGATATACCGCCTAAACACTTTCATTTGATTAAAGAAATTATGACTGAAAAAGAAATAGATGGATTTAATATTACCATACCGCATAAAGAACGTATCATTTCTTATTTAGATGAAATAGACACACATGCACAAACAATCGATGCAATTAATACCGTTAAAATCGAAAATGGCAAATGGATTGGATATAATACTGACGGTCTCGGTTATGTTAAAGGCTTAGAACGTGTTTATCCAAATTTAAAAGATGCACAAATCTTGCTGCTGGGGGCAGGAGGAGCGAGCAAAGGTTTGGCTGCGGCTTTAAATCAAGTGGTAGAACAGCAACTTACTGTAGCAAATCGCACAATGTCGCGCTTTGATTCTTGGGATTTAAGTGTCAATACGATATCGTTGAAAGAAGCAGAAAAGCAACTAAATGCATTTGATATCGTTATTAATACAACGCCAGCAGGAATGAGCGATAATCAAGATGTTGTAATCAGTTTAGACCAACTTGCTCCAGATACGTTAGTAAGCGATATTGTGTATATTCCAGCTAAAACGCCAATTTTGAAATTAGCTGAAGCTAAAGGTAATCCAGTTTATAATGGTTTAGATATGTTCGTCAATCAAGGTGCTGAAAGTTTTAATATATGGACAGGCCAAACAGCGGATATCAATGTGATGAAAGAAACAGTTCTGGAACACTTAAAAAGGAGAGATTAA
- a CDS encoding DUF1292 domain-containing protein, giving the protein MSENNKNQDAELKVNNEEELLTLYDEDGNEVLYRKVLEFYHPEFDKEYVILAEEGETSDDDDMIELIPMINVPDEEGDGGKFLPVDSEEEWDMIEEVVNTEME; this is encoded by the coding sequence ATGTCTGAAAATAATAAAAATCAAGATGCAGAATTAAAAGTGAACAACGAGGAGGAACTTTTAACTTTATACGATGAAGATGGTAACGAAGTTTTATACCGTAAAGTGCTAGAGTTCTATCATCCTGAATTTGACAAAGAATATGTTATTTTAGCTGAAGAAGGCGAAACATCTGATGATGACGATATGATCGAATTGATTCCGATGATTAATGTTCCTGACGAAGAAGGCGACGGTGGAAAATTCTTACCTGTCGATTCTGAAGAAGAATGGGATATGATTGAAGAAGTAGTCAACACTGAAATGGAATAA
- the yqeH gene encoding ribosome biogenesis GTPase YqeH — protein sequence MTETLKCIGCGAPLQSEDPKKPGYVPAHSLHKEDVICQRCFRLKNYNEVQDVGMDSEDFLDLLNNLADKKGLVVNVVDIFDFEGSFIHALKRIVGNKKVVLAANKIDLLPKQINKRRVKEWLKKTAKKYGLEPEAVILISANKGYGIEELLETIDTYRNHEDVYIVGTTNVGKSTLINKLIEQSVGEKDVVTTSRFPGTTLDMIDIPLDDDTFMFDTPGIIQEHQMTHYVTEKELKQIMPNKEIKQRVYQLNEGQTLFFGGLARIDYVSGGKRPLVCYFSNNLMIHRTKTEKADVLWKTQLGSLLTPPNDPEHFDLNDVKAVRLETGKEKRDVMISGLGFITIGPGAKVVVHVPKSVDVILRNSIM from the coding sequence TTGACTGAAACCCTAAAATGTATCGGTTGCGGTGCACCGCTGCAGTCAGAAGATCCAAAAAAACCAGGATATGTGCCCGCACATAGCTTGCATAAAGAAGATGTTATCTGTCAACGTTGTTTTCGATTGAAAAATTATAATGAAGTACAAGATGTCGGTATGGACAGTGAAGACTTCTTAGATTTATTAAATAACTTGGCAGATAAAAAAGGCCTTGTCGTCAATGTAGTAGATATATTTGATTTCGAAGGTTCTTTTATACATGCTTTAAAACGTATCGTCGGAAATAAAAAGGTAGTACTTGCGGCGAATAAGATTGATCTGTTGCCAAAACAAATTAATAAACGCCGTGTTAAAGAATGGTTGAAAAAGACAGCTAAAAAATATGGTTTGGAACCAGAAGCGGTTATTTTAATTTCTGCCAATAAAGGTTACGGTATTGAAGAATTATTAGAAACAATTGATACGTATCGCAATCATGAGGATGTGTATATCGTAGGAACAACTAATGTCGGTAAATCTACTTTAATTAACAAACTGATAGAACAAAGTGTAGGAGAAAAAGATGTAGTGACGACTTCTCGTTTCCCTGGAACGACATTAGATATGATAGATATCCCTCTAGACGATGATACGTTTATGTTTGATACACCTGGTATTATTCAAGAACATCAAATGACACATTACGTTACTGAAAAAGAATTAAAACAGATTATGCCGAATAAAGAAATTAAACAACGTGTCTATCAGTTGAACGAAGGACAAACTTTATTCTTTGGCGGATTAGCACGAATTGATTATGTCTCTGGAGGAAAAAGACCTCTCGTATGCTACTTTTCCAATAATTTGATGATACACCGTACTAAAACCGAAAAAGCAGATGTATTATGGAAAACGCAACTCGGTTCTCTTTTAACACCGCCTAATGACCCAGAACATTTTGATTTGAATGATGTCAAAGCGGTACGTTTAGAAACGGGTAAAGAAAAACGAGATGTGATGATTTCTGGTCTCGGTTTTATTACTATCGGTCCAGGTGCTAAAGTAGTAGTTCATGTACCTAAATCTGTTGATGTAATACTAAGAAATTCAATCATGTAG
- a CDS encoding 5'-methylthioadenosine/adenosylhomocysteine nucleosidase produces the protein MIGIIGAMEEEIQILKEKITGLEEISIAHVKFYRGQIDNKEVVLTLSGIGKVNAAMSTTLLINTFSPDVILNTGSAGALDHSLEIGDVLISTEATYHDADATAFGYELGQIPNMPLAYAADDDLTTLAQSVVEQQEMNGKLGLIVSGDSFIGEVSQRKVIKENFPDAMAVEMEATAIAQTCYQFKVPFIITRAVSDLANGEANITFDEFIGEAAQSSSNIVLEMLKSL, from the coding sequence ATGATAGGTATTATTGGCGCTATGGAAGAAGAAATACAAATATTAAAAGAAAAAATAACGGGCCTTGAAGAAATCTCAATTGCACATGTTAAATTTTATAGAGGCCAAATTGATAATAAAGAAGTCGTGTTGACTTTAAGTGGAATCGGTAAAGTGAATGCTGCGATGTCGACAACATTATTAATTAATACGTTTTCTCCGGATGTGATTTTAAACACAGGTTCAGCAGGTGCCTTAGATCATTCGCTAGAAATCGGTGATGTGTTAATTAGTACTGAAGCTACGTATCATGATGCTGATGCAACAGCATTCGGATATGAATTAGGTCAAATTCCGAATATGCCGCTTGCTTATGCAGCAGATGATGATTTAACAACGCTAGCACAATCTGTGGTTGAACAACAAGAAATGAACGGTAAACTCGGCCTAATTGTCAGCGGAGATAGTTTCATCGGTGAAGTCAGTCAAAGAAAAGTAATCAAAGAAAACTTCCCTGATGCTATGGCAGTTGAAATGGAAGCCACAGCCATTGCGCAAACTTGTTATCAATTTAAAGTGCCTTTCATTATTACTAGAGCTGTATCGGATTTAGCGAATGGAGAAGCAAATATTACATTTGATGAATTTATAGGAGAGGCAGCACAATCTTCTAGTAACATTGTTTTAGAAATGTTGAAATCTTTATAA
- the ruvX gene encoding Holliday junction resolvase RuvX has translation MLTHKIIGLDVGSKTVGVAVSDLMGWTAQGLDTLRINEEENELGISKLTEIIKKEDADTVVIGLPKNMNNSIGFRGEASLKYKEALQNALPDIKIVMWDERLSTMAAERSLLEADVSRNKRKKVIDKMAAVFILQGYLDSLQ, from the coding sequence ATGCTCACACATAAAATTATCGGTTTAGATGTTGGCAGTAAAACAGTCGGCGTTGCTGTCAGTGATTTAATGGGTTGGACTGCTCAAGGCTTAGATACACTCCGAATCAATGAAGAAGAAAATGAATTAGGTATTTCAAAGTTAACAGAAATCATAAAAAAAGAAGACGCGGATACTGTTGTAATAGGATTACCGAAGAATATGAATAATTCTATTGGATTTAGAGGCGAAGCTTCGTTAAAATACAAGGAAGCACTCCAAAATGCATTACCAGATATCAAAATTGTAATGTGGGATGAGCGCTTAAGTACGATGGCAGCAGAAAGATCTTTACTAGAAGCGGATGTTTCTAGAAATAAACGTAAGAAAGTAATTGATAAAATGGCTGCTGTGTTTATATTGCAAGGTTATTTAGACTCATTACAATAA
- the greA gene encoding transcription elongation factor GreA, with product MENQKQYPMTQEGFEKLEQELEELKTVKRPEVVEKIKVARSFGDLSENSEYDAAKDEQGFIEQDIQRIEHMIRNALIIEDTGDNNVVQIGKTVTFIEIPDGEEEVYQIVGSAEADAFNGKISNESPIAQSLIGKHLDDEVRVPLPNGAEMKVKITNIQSQ from the coding sequence ATGGAAAACCAAAAACAATATCCAATGACACAAGAAGGCTTTGAGAAGCTAGAACAAGAATTAGAAGAATTAAAGACTGTCAAACGTCCAGAAGTCGTAGAAAAAATTAAAGTTGCACGTTCTTTTGGTGACTTGTCTGAGAACTCAGAGTACGATGCTGCGAAAGATGAACAAGGATTTATCGAACAAGACATCCAACGTATTGAACATATGATCAGAAATGCGTTGATTATCGAAGATACAGGTGATAACAATGTTGTGCAAATTGGTAAAACTGTAACGTTTATTGAAATCCCTGATGGTGAAGAAGAAGTTTATCAAATCGTGGGTTCTGCGGAAGCGGATGCTTTCAACGGAAAAATTTCAAACGAATCACCTATTGCACAAAGTTTAATCGGCAAACATTTAGATGATGAAGTACGTGTACCGCTTCCAAATGGTGCTGAAATGAAAGTCAAAATCACAAATATTCAATCACAATAA
- a CDS encoding O-methyltransferase gives MDKNENYLINLSQKHAHELEVLRPYAEENNVPIIHPLSLDMIKQLIRIHQSRHILEIGTAIGYSAMHFASVNEDIKVWTIERDETMQKTAKENLEHYTYGSQIHLIEGDARETFDAVEDLTFDMIFIDAAKAQSQKFFELYTPLLREGGLVIVDNILYHDFVADIEVVRSRNVKQMVKKIQKFNTWLNDHPDYETNFLDIEDGLAIAVKGESK, from the coding sequence ATGGATAAAAATGAAAATTACTTGATTAATTTATCGCAAAAACACGCACATGAGTTAGAGGTTTTAAGACCTTACGCTGAAGAAAATAATGTTCCGATTATCCATCCTTTGTCGTTGGATATGATTAAACAATTGATTAGAATTCATCAATCACGACATATTTTAGAGATTGGAACTGCTATCGGTTATAGTGCTATGCATTTTGCTTCGGTTAATGAAGACATTAAAGTATGGACAATTGAACGTGATGAAACAATGCAGAAAACCGCTAAAGAAAATCTGGAGCATTATACTTATGGTTCGCAAATTCATCTCATTGAAGGTGATGCAAGGGAAACTTTCGATGCAGTTGAGGATTTAACTTTTGATATGATCTTTATTGATGCGGCTAAAGCTCAATCGCAGAAATTCTTTGAACTCTATACACCATTATTGAGAGAAGGCGGTTTGGTGATTGTAGATAATATTCTCTACCATGATTTTGTAGCAGACATAGAAGTGGTACGCAGTCGTAATGTGAAGCAGATGGTGAAGAAAATTCAAAAGTTTAACACCTGGTTAAATGATCATCCAGACTATGAAACAAACTTTTTAGATATAGAAGATGGTTTAGCCATCGCGGTAAAAGGAGAGTCAAAATGA
- the udk gene encoding uridine kinase has protein sequence MNPTTIIGIAGGSGSGKTSVTNEILHNLEGHSVALIAQDYYYKDQSHLTFEERLKTNYDHPFAFDNDLLIQNLMDLRNGNSVEVPTYDYVNHTRSSETIAFQPKDVIIVEGIFALENKTLRDLMDVKIYVDTDADLRILRRLMRDTKERGRSMESVIEQYLTVVRPMHNQFIEPTKRYADIIIPEGGSNKVAIDIMTTKIQSLINNQL, from the coding sequence ATGAATCCAACAACGATTATCGGTATCGCAGGCGGATCAGGTTCAGGTAAAACATCTGTTACCAATGAAATATTGCACAATTTAGAAGGCCATAGTGTTGCATTAATTGCTCAAGACTACTATTATAAGGACCAATCCCATTTAACTTTTGAAGAACGTTTGAAAACAAACTATGATCATCCGTTTGCTTTCGATAATGATTTATTAATTCAAAATTTAATGGATTTACGCAATGGGAATTCTGTGGAAGTACCGACATATGATTATGTTAATCATACAAGAAGTTCTGAAACCATTGCATTTCAACCTAAAGATGTTATTATCGTAGAAGGAATATTTGCACTAGAAAACAAAACTTTAAGAGATTTAATGGATGTAAAGATTTATGTCGACACAGATGCAGATTTACGTATCTTAAGACGTTTGATGCGTGATACGAAAGAGCGCGGACGTTCTATGGAGTCGGTAATCGAACAATACCTTACTGTTGTACGTCCGATGCATAATCAATTTATCGAGCCGACAAAGCGGTATGCGGATATTATTATTCCTGAAGGCGGCAGTAATAAAGTGGCTATCGACATAATGACAACTAAAATCCAATCATTGATTAACAATCAACTGTAA